Proteins from one Monodelphis domestica isolate mMonDom1 chromosome 6, mMonDom1.pri, whole genome shotgun sequence genomic window:
- the LOC103103242 gene encoding proto-oncogene Mas-like: MDQISWTLSSTRSPWKLDYDERAVSTPWAQNTPAPRTTAVSLPSLTVLIASCGLIGNGIILWLLAFRIKKGPFAIYILNLTTVGFFFLLCHTTNIMENLLFSLESDTIFLELIEFCDSVEESLLVATSIERCISVLCPIRYQHHCPKHTIISSAVCILIWFLTALLSGSRYFTCEHSHSSNDCEEVREFSNVWTFLVSLLQMISLIVLFCAHCSRCRCSRHSSSRVLFLLLLLHLLIYGLSLTTGFFISESDNMAFKHENDLAVFISCLDISVIPFIYFFVGCCNQRRSGEPLEVLLQRTLLDEEDEEELEDGAEIVCESHKDIILTLWTQRSFEEPIRGETSPHVFQEFPSLLPSKIIHRR, translated from the coding sequence ATGGACCAGATCTCCTGGACCCTATCTTCTACACGATCACCCTGGAAACTAGATTATGACGAGAGGGCCGTGTCTACACCCTGGGCACAGAATACCCCTGCCCCCAGAACCACTGCCGTCTCTCTACCCTCCCTCACTGTGCTCATTGCCTCCTGTGGGTTAATAGGGAATGGCATTATCCTCTGGCTCCTAGCTTTCCGAATTAAGAAGGGTCCCTTCGCCATCTACATCCTCAACCTGACCACCGTtggcttcttcttccttctctgccaTACTACGAACATTATGGaaaatttgcttttttctcttgaGTCAGACACAATATTTTTGGAACTCATAGAATTTTGCGATTCTGTAGAAGAGAGCCTCCTAGTGGCCACGAGCATCGAACGCTGTATCTCGGTCCTCTGCCCCATTCGATACCAACATCACTGCCCCAAGCATACCATCATCTCTTCCGCCGTGTGCATCCTCATATGGTTTCTGACTGCCCTCCTGTCTGGAAGCAGATACTTCACGTGTGAACATTCACACTCTTCCAATGACTGTGAAGAAGTCAGGGAATTTAGTAATGTGTGGACATTCCTCGTCTCCCTGCTGCAGATGATCAGCCTGATTGTTCTTTTCTGTGCCCATTGCAGCAGATGCCGGTGCTCCAGACACTCGAGCTCTCgtgtcctcttcctccttctcctcctgcaTCTCCTGATCTATGGCTTGTCCTTGACTACTGGCTTCTTCATTAGTGAATCCGACAATATGGCTTTTAAACATGAAAATGACCTTGCTGTCTTCATATCCTGTTTGGATATCAGTGttattcctttcatttatttctttgtggGCTGCTGTAATCAGAGGAGAAGTGGGGAGCCCCTCGAGGTGCTCCTCCAGAGGACTCTGCTggatgaagaagatgaagaagaactGGAAGATGGAGCAGAAATAGTTTGTGAGTCTCATAAGGACATCATCCTGACTTTGTGGACACAGCGCTCATTTGAGGAACCCATAAGGGGAGAGACTAGTCCACATGTCTTCCAagaatttccttccctcctcccatccaAGATTATCCACAGGAGATAG